Proteins co-encoded in one Neodiprion lecontei isolate iyNeoLeco1 chromosome 3, iyNeoLeco1.1, whole genome shotgun sequence genomic window:
- the LOC107223150 gene encoding ubiquitin-conjugating enzyme E2 L3: MAATRRLQKELSDLRASAMKNFTNIQVDEANILTWQGLILPDDPPYNKGAFRIEINFPAEYPFKPPRINFKTKIYHPNIDEKGQVCLAIISAENWKPATKTDQVIQALIALVNDPEPEHPLRADLAEEFLKDRRKFFKNAEEFTKKHAEKRRESASAE, translated from the exons ATGGCAGCCACACGGAGGCTGCAGAAG GAACTAAGTGACTTGAGGGCGTCAgccatgaaaaattttaccaacatCCAAGTCGACGAAGCTAATATTCTTACTTGGCAAGGTCTTATCTTACCG GATGATCCTCCGTACAACAAAGGTGCCTTCCgtatcgaaataaattttccagcAGAATATCCATTTAAACCACCAAGAATAAacttcaaaacaaaaatataccaCCCCAACATTGATGAAAAGGGTCAGGTGTGTTTGGCAATCATCAGTGCTGAAAATTGGAAGCCTGCCACAAAAACCGATCAAG TGATTCAAGCATTGATCGCATTGGTAAATGATCCTGAACCTGAGCATCCACTGAGAGCAGATTTAGcagaagaatttttgaaagataGAAGAAAGTTTTTCAAGAATGCAGAGGAGTTTACAAAAAAACATGCAGAGAAGAGGCGAGAATCGGCTTCAGCAGAATAA
- the LOC107223149 gene encoding DNA replication ATP-dependent helicase/nuclease DNA2 isoform X2 has translation MNTSSSVTRKKTTPKTPGKHQATLSSFFFSTKSKSSSSPEKSAPNESRNVCSEAKSSTDIELCKKRKHSPGSSDVNDNESNSKKKYTTHISDITVKCNNARQLTTHLVNNEAKGVWTEHYSKKVFGVQSCRSKTSTESINCEKNPVLVMEEDDDSSLKENSFEMTSSTWPDFGEETLMSDSPQKKESENVNYRINGESGIPQELLNSEFGAEEQIFKSSQRRIECDFQKVSGNQFTQNQTEKEDGKYSSSLEFKNTEKILKIIKVEEKDKKDIKLDPKKPTKETFSIDDDFLFDTFDESFKSDYDSEKMLNANAVTADFSDFFSEDWNADPEVKVDLSTLQRCQVSNTTRDQFQNLIVNVIHVESQIPVAVTLRGFWKDTRLQTGDIVNIQAKKQLNDWVVDNTSGFVVEQPDFLVSGTSVVGALFCARRGILSDRFKGIESVTDCKQGASVMVIGSLVHELFQKVLKEKIYTKPGITKLLKDLIKSHNTASMLYSAGMAMETCEKEMLPFVPKIFHFTERYIKGEKSKHADENFNGKINVIRDIEESLWVPQLGVKGKVDVTVEVNVNLKPRTMPLELKTGRPSFSLEHRGQVILYTMMMTVTGQDVEAGLLLYLRDNIMREIKVSHPEQRDLILLRNNLAYYLTRTPKLMKPVNSGVGEESNEDSMELPEPINHRACQNCPYSALCCAYLKNDKSFQPTDRHPLTSIIRELDNYLKPEHIKYVKKWVKMLQINEADEVQNQPLRNLWTIPPTQREKNGKCISNLKIIGKVFIECNRFRHTFTRVNSADFKVTSDLTKFGFNTMEYVIISTDTKINVCAGTVIELSKDTITVLLERNLVEKKPKDVFHIDPYVSQSMLIANLSNIGYLLDDNAVTERMRKIVIERAPATFLKKLDRSVAVVAEQVLKPLNKMQQRAVLKVVAANEYLLIKGMPGTGKTQTLVAIIELLVKMGKSVLLTAHTHSAVDNVLLKLIETNVDFVRLGSTNRINPKLLSKSEAMLTQECRTPESLDTAYNSKNVVCVTCLGANHPLLGRRIFDVCLVDESTQVLQSSLLRPLYSSSKFVLIGDPDQLPPVVKSNEARKLGMDQSLFERLDNENNTVTLTLQYRMNQRIMSVANQITYKGQLTIGADDIGMATLHIPDKSVLNSSKNWVKSALSTDLDDSVVVLHTGDTHNIFKDDISPENDNYRERKCSNLCEAAVILHLVTILMQAGVVAGQIGVIAPYREQVNLLRDIIEQDVEVNTVDQYQGRDKELILYSGTRSNYVRSVDAEKEFNILDDYRRLTVAITRAKHKLIIVGDIITLKQFVPFKKLFDQIRSKDLITLQNGCADFQWRELLSIVKC, from the exons ATGAACACGTCTTCCAGCGTAACACGAAAAAag ACTACTCCAAAAACGCCTGGTAAACATCAAGCAACgctttcatcatttttcttcagTACAAAGTCAAAGAGTTCTAGCTCTCCTGAAAAGTCGGCACCTAATGAGTCCCGGAATGTTTGCAGTGAAGCTAAATCTTCGACTGATATAGAACTCTGCAAGAAACGTAAACATAGCCCAGGTAGCAGCGATGTCAACGACAATGAATcaaactcaaaaaaaaaatatactactCATATCAGTGATATCACCGTGAAGTGCAACAACGCAAGGCAATTGACAACACATCTTGTAAACAATGAAGCTAAAGGGGTTTGGACTGAACATTACAGCAAGAAAGTATTTGGAGTACAAAGTTGTAGGTCCAAAACATCTACGGAAAGTATAAACTGCGAAAAGAATCCAGTTCTGGTAATGGAAGAAGATGATGATTCttcattgaaagaaaattcgtTCGAAATGACCAGCAGTACATGGCCGGATTTTGGGGAGGAAACTTTAATGAGTGATTCGCCTCAAAAAAAAG AATCTGAAAATGTTAATTATCGAATCAACGGAGAGAGTGGTATTCCTCAAGAGCTATTGAACAGTGAGTTTGGCGCAGAGGaacagattttcaaaagtagCCAAAGAAGAATTGAATGTGATTTTCAGAAAGTCTCTGGCAACCAGTTTACTCAAAACCAAACTGAGAAAGAAGACGGGAAATATTCTAGCAGTTTGGAATTTAAAAACACTGAAAAGAtactgaaaattattaaagtaGAGGAGAAAGACAAGAAAGACATCAAACTAGATCCTAAAAAACCTACAAAAGAAACTTTCAGCATTGATGATGATTTTCTGTTCGATACATTTGATGAATCATTCAAATCGGACTATGATTCGGAGAAAATGCTCAATGCTAACGCCGTAACTGCTGatttcagtgatttttttaGCGAAGATTGGAATGCAGATCCAGAGGTCAAAGTAGATCTCAGTACTCTACAACGTTGTCAAGTATCTAATACCACCAGAGACCAATTCCAGAATCTTATCGTCAATGTTATACATGTTGAATCTCAAATTCCAGTAGCTGTAACATTAAGAGGTTTTTG GAAAGATACTCGACTTCAAACGGGTGACATTGTCAACATTCAAgcgaaaaaacaattaaatgaTTGGGTTGTTGACAATACAAGTGGTTTTGTTGTGGAACAACCAGATTTCTTAGTATCTGGAACTTCTGTTGTAGGAGCTTTGTTTTGTGCTAGACGAGGCATTCTGAGTGATCGATTTAAAGGAATCGAGTCTGTCACAGATTGTAAACAAGGTGCCTCTGTTATGGTTATTGGAAGTCTAGTCCATGAATTGTTTCAAAAG gtactaaaagaaaaaatctacaCCAAACCAGGTATCACCAAATTATTAAAAGATCTAATAAAATCACATAATACTGCAAGTATGTTATATTCTGCTGGAATGGCTATGGAAActtgtgaaaaagaaatgttaCCGTTTGTGccaaaaatattccatttCACCGAGCGATATATCAAAG GTGAAAAATCCAAACATGCTGATGAGAATTTCAATGGAAAAATCAATGTCATTCGTGACATTGAAGAGAGCTTGTGGGTTCCGCAACTAGGTGTTAAAGGAAAAGTTGATGTCACGGTTGAAGTTAATGTGAATTTGAAACCGAGAACTATGCCACTCGAATTGAAAACTGGTCGTCCCAGTTTCTCACTAGAACACAGAGGCCAGGTAATTCTTTACACAATGATGATGACGGTCACAGGACAGGATGTCGAAGCTGGTCTCCTGTTATATCTTCG GGATAACATCATGCGTGAAATCAAAGTGAGTCATCCTGAACAAAGAGATCTAATTCTGCTGAGGAATAATCTGGCATATTATCTGACACGTACCCCAAAATTAATGAAACCAGTTAACTCTGGAGTCGGAGAAGAATCCAACGAAGATTCTATGGAATTACCAGAACCTATCAACCATCGAGCTTGTCAAAATTGCCCCTACAGTGCTTTGTGCTGTGCATACCTTAAGAACGACAAAAGTTTTCAACCTACTGACCGACATCCGCTTACTTCAATTATAAGGGAATTGGATAATTATTTAAAGCCTGAACATATCAAATATGTGAAGAAATGGGTGAAAATGCTCCAGATCAACGAAGCTGATGAAGTCCAAAACCAGCCTTTGCGGAATTTATGGACAATTCCACCAACTCAAAG agagaaaaatggaaaatgcaTATccaatctgaaaataattggaaaagtATTTATAGAATGCAATCGTTTTCGCCATACCTTTACCCGTGTCAACTCTGCTGATTTCAAGGTCACAAGCGATTTGACAAAGTTTGGATTTAATACAATGGAATATGTCATTATTAGTACTGATACTAAAATTAATGTTTGTGCTGGTACTGTGATTGAGTTATCTAAAGATACCATAACGGTACTACTTGAACG AAATCTTGTGGAAAAGAAACCGAAAGATGTGTTTCATATTGATCCTTATGTTTCACAAAGTATGTTGATAGCAAATCTTTCAAACATTGGCTACTTATTGGATGACAATGCAGTCACTGAGAGAATGCGGAAGATTGTTATAGAAAG GGCGCCTGCAACGTTTTTGAAGAAACTAGACCGCTCAGTAGCAGTAGTAGCTGAACAAGTTTTAAAACCATTGAATAAAATGCAACAAAGAGCAGTTCTGAAGGTTGTCGCAGCAAATGAGTACTTGCTAATAAAAGGCATGCCAGGCACAGGAAAAACTCAAACACTGGTTGCTATAATTGAGTTACTAGTCAAAATGGGAAAATCTGTACTACTTACTGCTCATACTCACTCTGCAGTAGACAAtgttttgttgaaattaattgaGACTAATGTGGATTTTGTACGATTGGGATCAACAAACAGAATTAATCCTAAATTGTTGTCCAAAAGCGAAGCAATGCTAACGCAGGAATGTCGTACACCAGAAAGCTTGGACACAGCATACAACAGTAAA AATGTGGTATGTGTTACATGCCTTGGAGCTAACCATCCTCTTTTGGGAAGACGAATTTTTGACGTCTGTCTGGTGGATGAAAGTACACAAGTACTGCAATCATCGCTACTCCGGCCCCTTTACAGCTCATCAAAATTCGTTCTCATTGGAGATCCTGATCAGTTGCCGCCAGTAGTAAAAAGTAATGAAGCTAG GAAACTCGGAATGGATCAATCTCTGTTCGAAAGATTGGATAATGAAAACAATACCGTCACGCTCACGTTGCAATACAGGATGAACCAAAGAATTATGTCTGTGGCCAACCAAATTACATACAAAGGCCAATTGACTATTGGCGCAGATGATATTGGCATGGCAACTTTACATATTCCTGACAAATCA GTACTAAATTCATCCAAAAACTGGGTAAAAAGTGCTCTATCAACTGATTTGGACGACTCTGTTGTTGTACTTCATACCGGTGACACACATAACATTTTCAAAGATGACATAAGCCCCGAAAATGATAATTACCGAGAACGAAAATGCTCAAATTTATGCGAAGCTGCAGTTATTTTACACCTTGTAACCATCCTTATGCAG GCAGGCGTTGTTGCTGGACAAATTGGTGTGATAGCACCATACAGAGAACAAGTAAACCTTCTCAGAGATATTATTGAGCAAGATGTGGAAGTAAACACTGTTGATCAATATCAGGGGCGCGATAAAGAGCTCATTTTGTATTCTGGAACTAGGTCCAATTACGTTCGGTCTGTTGATGCAGAAAAA GAGTTCAATATCCTAGATGATTATCGGAGACTCACCGTTGCTATCACAAGAGCCAAGCACAAATTAATTATCGTCGGCGATATCATAACACTGAAACAGTTTGTCCCATTTAAGAAATTATTTGATCAAATTAGGAGCAAAGATTTGATTACATTGCAAAACGGCTGTGCCGATTTTCAGTGGAGAGAACTTCTATCCATTGTAAAGTGCTAG
- the LOC107223149 gene encoding DNA replication ATP-dependent helicase/nuclease DNA2 isoform X1, producing the protein MNTSSSVTRKKTTPKTPGKHQATLSSFFFSTKSKSSSSPEKSAPNESRNVCSEAKSSTDIELCKKRKHSPGSSDVNDNESNSKKKYTTHISDITVKCNNARQLTTHLVNNEAKGVWTEHYSKKVFGVQSCRSKTSTESINCEKNPVLVMEEDDDSSLKENSFEMTSSTWPDFGEETLMSDSPQKKGKISCCHVLKQKYSPKATSSEMKPSKRSSKVITDLTCTIEKFSSLNTESENVNYRINGESGIPQELLNSEFGAEEQIFKSSQRRIECDFQKVSGNQFTQNQTEKEDGKYSSSLEFKNTEKILKIIKVEEKDKKDIKLDPKKPTKETFSIDDDFLFDTFDESFKSDYDSEKMLNANAVTADFSDFFSEDWNADPEVKVDLSTLQRCQVSNTTRDQFQNLIVNVIHVESQIPVAVTLRGFWKDTRLQTGDIVNIQAKKQLNDWVVDNTSGFVVEQPDFLVSGTSVVGALFCARRGILSDRFKGIESVTDCKQGASVMVIGSLVHELFQKVLKEKIYTKPGITKLLKDLIKSHNTASMLYSAGMAMETCEKEMLPFVPKIFHFTERYIKGEKSKHADENFNGKINVIRDIEESLWVPQLGVKGKVDVTVEVNVNLKPRTMPLELKTGRPSFSLEHRGQVILYTMMMTVTGQDVEAGLLLYLRDNIMREIKVSHPEQRDLILLRNNLAYYLTRTPKLMKPVNSGVGEESNEDSMELPEPINHRACQNCPYSALCCAYLKNDKSFQPTDRHPLTSIIRELDNYLKPEHIKYVKKWVKMLQINEADEVQNQPLRNLWTIPPTQREKNGKCISNLKIIGKVFIECNRFRHTFTRVNSADFKVTSDLTKFGFNTMEYVIISTDTKINVCAGTVIELSKDTITVLLERNLVEKKPKDVFHIDPYVSQSMLIANLSNIGYLLDDNAVTERMRKIVIERAPATFLKKLDRSVAVVAEQVLKPLNKMQQRAVLKVVAANEYLLIKGMPGTGKTQTLVAIIELLVKMGKSVLLTAHTHSAVDNVLLKLIETNVDFVRLGSTNRINPKLLSKSEAMLTQECRTPESLDTAYNSKNVVCVTCLGANHPLLGRRIFDVCLVDESTQVLQSSLLRPLYSSSKFVLIGDPDQLPPVVKSNEARKLGMDQSLFERLDNENNTVTLTLQYRMNQRIMSVANQITYKGQLTIGADDIGMATLHIPDKSVLNSSKNWVKSALSTDLDDSVVVLHTGDTHNIFKDDISPENDNYRERKCSNLCEAAVILHLVTILMQAGVVAGQIGVIAPYREQVNLLRDIIEQDVEVNTVDQYQGRDKELILYSGTRSNYVRSVDAEKEFNILDDYRRLTVAITRAKHKLIIVGDIITLKQFVPFKKLFDQIRSKDLITLQNGCADFQWRELLSIVKC; encoded by the exons ATGAACACGTCTTCCAGCGTAACACGAAAAAag ACTACTCCAAAAACGCCTGGTAAACATCAAGCAACgctttcatcatttttcttcagTACAAAGTCAAAGAGTTCTAGCTCTCCTGAAAAGTCGGCACCTAATGAGTCCCGGAATGTTTGCAGTGAAGCTAAATCTTCGACTGATATAGAACTCTGCAAGAAACGTAAACATAGCCCAGGTAGCAGCGATGTCAACGACAATGAATcaaactcaaaaaaaaaatatactactCATATCAGTGATATCACCGTGAAGTGCAACAACGCAAGGCAATTGACAACACATCTTGTAAACAATGAAGCTAAAGGGGTTTGGACTGAACATTACAGCAAGAAAGTATTTGGAGTACAAAGTTGTAGGTCCAAAACATCTACGGAAAGTATAAACTGCGAAAAGAATCCAGTTCTGGTAATGGAAGAAGATGATGATTCttcattgaaagaaaattcgtTCGAAATGACCAGCAGTACATGGCCGGATTTTGGGGAGGAAACTTTAATGAGTGATTCGCCTCAAAAAAAAGGCAAGATATCCTGTTGCCATgtgttaaaacaaaaatattcaccCAAGGCAACTAGTTCAGAAATGAAACCTAGCAAACGTAGTTCGAAAGTCATCACAGATTTAACATGtactattgaaaaattttcatctttgaaTACAGAATCTGAAAATGTTAATTATCGAATCAACGGAGAGAGTGGTATTCCTCAAGAGCTATTGAACAGTGAGTTTGGCGCAGAGGaacagattttcaaaagtagCCAAAGAAGAATTGAATGTGATTTTCAGAAAGTCTCTGGCAACCAGTTTACTCAAAACCAAACTGAGAAAGAAGACGGGAAATATTCTAGCAGTTTGGAATTTAAAAACACTGAAAAGAtactgaaaattattaaagtaGAGGAGAAAGACAAGAAAGACATCAAACTAGATCCTAAAAAACCTACAAAAGAAACTTTCAGCATTGATGATGATTTTCTGTTCGATACATTTGATGAATCATTCAAATCGGACTATGATTCGGAGAAAATGCTCAATGCTAACGCCGTAACTGCTGatttcagtgatttttttaGCGAAGATTGGAATGCAGATCCAGAGGTCAAAGTAGATCTCAGTACTCTACAACGTTGTCAAGTATCTAATACCACCAGAGACCAATTCCAGAATCTTATCGTCAATGTTATACATGTTGAATCTCAAATTCCAGTAGCTGTAACATTAAGAGGTTTTTG GAAAGATACTCGACTTCAAACGGGTGACATTGTCAACATTCAAgcgaaaaaacaattaaatgaTTGGGTTGTTGACAATACAAGTGGTTTTGTTGTGGAACAACCAGATTTCTTAGTATCTGGAACTTCTGTTGTAGGAGCTTTGTTTTGTGCTAGACGAGGCATTCTGAGTGATCGATTTAAAGGAATCGAGTCTGTCACAGATTGTAAACAAGGTGCCTCTGTTATGGTTATTGGAAGTCTAGTCCATGAATTGTTTCAAAAG gtactaaaagaaaaaatctacaCCAAACCAGGTATCACCAAATTATTAAAAGATCTAATAAAATCACATAATACTGCAAGTATGTTATATTCTGCTGGAATGGCTATGGAAActtgtgaaaaagaaatgttaCCGTTTGTGccaaaaatattccatttCACCGAGCGATATATCAAAG GTGAAAAATCCAAACATGCTGATGAGAATTTCAATGGAAAAATCAATGTCATTCGTGACATTGAAGAGAGCTTGTGGGTTCCGCAACTAGGTGTTAAAGGAAAAGTTGATGTCACGGTTGAAGTTAATGTGAATTTGAAACCGAGAACTATGCCACTCGAATTGAAAACTGGTCGTCCCAGTTTCTCACTAGAACACAGAGGCCAGGTAATTCTTTACACAATGATGATGACGGTCACAGGACAGGATGTCGAAGCTGGTCTCCTGTTATATCTTCG GGATAACATCATGCGTGAAATCAAAGTGAGTCATCCTGAACAAAGAGATCTAATTCTGCTGAGGAATAATCTGGCATATTATCTGACACGTACCCCAAAATTAATGAAACCAGTTAACTCTGGAGTCGGAGAAGAATCCAACGAAGATTCTATGGAATTACCAGAACCTATCAACCATCGAGCTTGTCAAAATTGCCCCTACAGTGCTTTGTGCTGTGCATACCTTAAGAACGACAAAAGTTTTCAACCTACTGACCGACATCCGCTTACTTCAATTATAAGGGAATTGGATAATTATTTAAAGCCTGAACATATCAAATATGTGAAGAAATGGGTGAAAATGCTCCAGATCAACGAAGCTGATGAAGTCCAAAACCAGCCTTTGCGGAATTTATGGACAATTCCACCAACTCAAAG agagaaaaatggaaaatgcaTATccaatctgaaaataattggaaaagtATTTATAGAATGCAATCGTTTTCGCCATACCTTTACCCGTGTCAACTCTGCTGATTTCAAGGTCACAAGCGATTTGACAAAGTTTGGATTTAATACAATGGAATATGTCATTATTAGTACTGATACTAAAATTAATGTTTGTGCTGGTACTGTGATTGAGTTATCTAAAGATACCATAACGGTACTACTTGAACG AAATCTTGTGGAAAAGAAACCGAAAGATGTGTTTCATATTGATCCTTATGTTTCACAAAGTATGTTGATAGCAAATCTTTCAAACATTGGCTACTTATTGGATGACAATGCAGTCACTGAGAGAATGCGGAAGATTGTTATAGAAAG GGCGCCTGCAACGTTTTTGAAGAAACTAGACCGCTCAGTAGCAGTAGTAGCTGAACAAGTTTTAAAACCATTGAATAAAATGCAACAAAGAGCAGTTCTGAAGGTTGTCGCAGCAAATGAGTACTTGCTAATAAAAGGCATGCCAGGCACAGGAAAAACTCAAACACTGGTTGCTATAATTGAGTTACTAGTCAAAATGGGAAAATCTGTACTACTTACTGCTCATACTCACTCTGCAGTAGACAAtgttttgttgaaattaattgaGACTAATGTGGATTTTGTACGATTGGGATCAACAAACAGAATTAATCCTAAATTGTTGTCCAAAAGCGAAGCAATGCTAACGCAGGAATGTCGTACACCAGAAAGCTTGGACACAGCATACAACAGTAAA AATGTGGTATGTGTTACATGCCTTGGAGCTAACCATCCTCTTTTGGGAAGACGAATTTTTGACGTCTGTCTGGTGGATGAAAGTACACAAGTACTGCAATCATCGCTACTCCGGCCCCTTTACAGCTCATCAAAATTCGTTCTCATTGGAGATCCTGATCAGTTGCCGCCAGTAGTAAAAAGTAATGAAGCTAG GAAACTCGGAATGGATCAATCTCTGTTCGAAAGATTGGATAATGAAAACAATACCGTCACGCTCACGTTGCAATACAGGATGAACCAAAGAATTATGTCTGTGGCCAACCAAATTACATACAAAGGCCAATTGACTATTGGCGCAGATGATATTGGCATGGCAACTTTACATATTCCTGACAAATCA GTACTAAATTCATCCAAAAACTGGGTAAAAAGTGCTCTATCAACTGATTTGGACGACTCTGTTGTTGTACTTCATACCGGTGACACACATAACATTTTCAAAGATGACATAAGCCCCGAAAATGATAATTACCGAGAACGAAAATGCTCAAATTTATGCGAAGCTGCAGTTATTTTACACCTTGTAACCATCCTTATGCAG GCAGGCGTTGTTGCTGGACAAATTGGTGTGATAGCACCATACAGAGAACAAGTAAACCTTCTCAGAGATATTATTGAGCAAGATGTGGAAGTAAACACTGTTGATCAATATCAGGGGCGCGATAAAGAGCTCATTTTGTATTCTGGAACTAGGTCCAATTACGTTCGGTCTGTTGATGCAGAAAAA GAGTTCAATATCCTAGATGATTATCGGAGACTCACCGTTGCTATCACAAGAGCCAAGCACAAATTAATTATCGTCGGCGATATCATAACACTGAAACAGTTTGTCCCATTTAAGAAATTATTTGATCAAATTAGGAGCAAAGATTTGATTACATTGCAAAACGGCTGTGCCGATTTTCAGTGGAGAGAACTTCTATCCATTGTAAAGTGCTAG